A region from the Fusarium musae strain F31 chromosome 1, whole genome shotgun sequence genome encodes:
- a CDS encoding hypothetical protein (EggNog:ENOG41), protein MATAVEQPQVPQELRTSAPESLPKSAIPAAVASPVPAPAATETVSLRAEETPAPAQETKAPVVAEAHLVDTYHLEEYKRLYKESITQPEKFWAERARELISWDRDFQTTRSGSLLNADVSYFNEGRLNASYNCVDRHAFKDPDRVAIIYEADEPTEGRNVTYGELLREVSRTAWVLKQMGVRKGDTVAIYLPMIPEAIIALMACVRIGAVHSVIFAGFSSDSLRDRVVDAGCKVVITTDEGKRGGKLIGTKKIVDDALKQCPAVENVLVYKRTGSEIPWTSGRDFWWHEEVEKWPNYFPPEPVASEDPLFLLYTSGSTGKPKGVLHTTAGYLLGAAMTGKYVFDIHEGDRYFCGGDVGWITGHTYVVYAPLMLGVSTVVFEGTPAYPNFSRYWDIIERHNVTQFYVAPTALRLLKRAGDEHVRGKFAHLRVLGSVGEPIAAEIWKWYFEVIGKEECHIVDTYWQTESGSHVLTPLAGITPTKPGSCSLPFFGVEPALIDPVSGEEIHGNDVEGVLTFKQSWPSMARTVWGAHNRYRETYLDVYKGYYFTGDGAARDHEGFYWIRGRVDDVVNVSGHRLSTAEIEAALLEHHSVADAAVVGIADELTGQAVNAFVDLKEGVESSDALRKELIVQVRKSIGPFAAPKAVYVVPDMPKTRSGKIMRRVLRKIVAGEEDQLGDITTLSDPSVVEKIIKAVHDAKRK, encoded by the exons ATGGCAACCGCCGTCGAGCAACCCCAAGTGCCCCAGGAGCTCAGGACTTCGGCTCCCGAGTCTCTCCCCAAGAGTGCTATCCCAGCCGCCGTCGCTTCTCCCGTTCCCGCTCCTGCAGCCACCGAAACTGTCTCATTGAGAGCTGAGGAGACTCCCGCACCCGCTCAAGAGACAAAGGCTCCTGTAGTCGCTGAAGCTCATCTCGTCGATACCTATC ACCTCGAAGAGTACAAGCGACTTTACAAGGAATCGATCACTCAACCCGAGAAGTTCTGGGCTGAGCGCGCACGCGAGCTCATCTCTTGGGACCGCGACTTTCAGACCACCCGAAGTGGCTCTCTTCTCAATGCCGATGTCTCCTACTTCAACGAGGGCCGCCTGAATGCCTCATACAACTGTGTCGACCGTCATGCTTTCAAGGACCCTGATCGTGTTGCCATCATTTATGAGGCCGACGAGCCCACCGAGGGGCGTAATGTCACGTACGGAGAGCTCCTCCGAGAGGTTTCTCGTACCGCCTGGGTTCTCAAGCAGATGGGTGTACGCAAGGGCGACACCGTTGCTATCTACCTTCCCATGATTCCCGAGGCCATCATCGCCCTCATGGCCTGTGTCCGTATTGGTGCCGTACACTCCGTTATCTTTGCTGGTTTCTCTTCCGACTCTCTCCGCGACCGTGTTGTCGACGCCGGCTGCAAGGTTGTCATCACAACTGATGAAGGCAAGCGAGGTGGCAAGTTGATTGGCACGAAGAAGATTGTTGATGACGCTCTCAAGCAGTGCCCTGCTGTCGAGAACGTCCTTGTCTACAAACGCACTGGCTCAGAAATTCCCTGGACCAGTGGCCGTGACTTCTGGTGGcatgaggaagttgagaagtGGCCCAACTACTTCCCTCCCGAGCCTGTCGCTTCCGAGGACCCTCTATTCCTCCTCTATACCTCCGGCTCCACTGGCAAGCCTAAGGGTGTCCTGCATACAACTGCCGGGTACCTCCTCGGCGCTGCGATGACCGGCAAGTATGTCTTTGACATCCACGAGGGCGATAGATACTTCTGTGGTGGTGACGTCGGCTGGATTACCGGTCACACCTATGTCGTTTATGCTCCTCTTATGCTCGGTGTATCCACAGTTGTATTTGAGGGTACACCTGCCTACCCCAACTTTTCGCGATACTGGGATATCATCGAGAGACACAACGTTACTCAGTTTTACGTTGCTCCCACCGCTTTGCGATTGCTGAAGCGTGCTGGTGACGAGCATGTTCGTGGCAAGTTCGCTCACCTTCGCGTACTGGGCTCGGTCGGCGAACCTATCGCCGCCGAGATCTGGAAGTGGTATTTTGAAGTTATTGGAAAAGAGGAGTGCCACATTGTTGAT ACTTACTGGCAAACCGAGTCTGGTTCTCATGTTCTCACACCCTTGGCTGGAATTACACCAACCAAGCCGGGCAGTTGTTCTTTACCCTTCTTCGGGGTTGAGCCCGCTCTCATCGATCCTGTTTCCGGCGAAGAAATTCATGGCAACGATGTTGAGGGTGTGTTGACCTTTAAGCAGTCCTGGCCTAGCATGGCTCGCACCGTCTGGGGAGCTCATAACCGGTACAGAGAGACTTACCTTGATGTCTACAAGGGTTATTACTTCACTGGAGACGGAGCTGCTAGAGATCACGAGGGCTTCTACTGGATTCGGGGTCGTGTTGACGACGTCGTCAATGTCAGCGGCCACCGATTGTCCACTGCTGAGATCGAGGCTGCTCTGTTGGAGCACCACTCTGTTGCTGACGCAGCTGTCGTCGGTATTGCTGATGAACTTACTGGCCAAGCTGTGAATGCCTTTGTTGATCTCAAGGAGGGTGTTGAATCAAGTGATGCCCTGCGCAAGGAGCTTATTGTCCAAGTGCGCAAGAGCATTGGTCCATTCGCTGCTCCCAAGGCTGTGTACGTCGTACCTGACATGCCCAAGACACGAAGTGGCAAGATTATGCGACGAGTATTGAGGAAGATTGTTGCTGGTGAGGAAGACCAGCTCGGAGACATTACTACT CTTTCTGATCCttctgttgttgagaagattatcaaggctgttcaCGATGCCAAGCGCAAGTGA
- a CDS encoding hypothetical protein (MEROPS:MER0182135): MVSLRSIATAIAGVALFFETSLASSVKRNAVNYISFIDEPVINTPSHRLRADSHFDLLFSLHSGQQKIRLKLEPNHDILHENFAITHIGADGAVRSVETVNREDEKVFKGNVFIQRVGREGWTNAGWARITMHRDGEEPVFEGTLRIDGNHHHIHTGTNYQQVRHEDDPILSASEARDDVMVVWRDSDIMSFNPTELKRRGASAALCDSDTLGFNSKFHELQDFDTFGAANTKSLFGRQSIDTGTGNDGSSVDLESTIGSVSGCPTSRRVALLGIATDCGYTSTFNSTEALRKNVIRMVNDASEVYEKSFNITLGIQNLTISDGSCPGSPSDTAAWNQKCSNSVDLSDRLNLFSAWRGQNEDSNAYWTLLSTCNTDSAVGLAWLGQLCRPGASANSNTGGRNETVAGANVVVKTSAEWQVFAHETGHTFGAVHDCTSQTCPVSSNAQSCCPLSKSSCDAQGDYIMNPSSKEGISEFSPCTIGNICSGFKRNVNTECLTDNRNIKTISGQQCGNGIVEEGEDCDCGGEGSCGDNPCCDAKTCKFKGQAECDNSNEECCTDKCKFASSGTVCRSSTGPCDPEEKCTGSSATCPKDKHSDDGTDCGDSLQCASGQCTSRDEQCRANYQNTTSSNVKACTNSCLLSCQASGDGFCTQRNQNFLDGTPCGGGGRCQNGSCEGASTWKEIENWFKSNKNIAIPVGCVLAALLLLSISCCCFSCIKRRIARRRAAKQPAMGSWPGYPRGPAPNQQGPYMYAPIDNNNGWQQQRTRSMRYA, from the exons ATGGTATCATTGCGGTCGATTGCGACCGCTATCGCGGGTGTGGCTTTGTTCTTTGAAACCTCGCTAG CGAGCTCAGTAAAGCGCAACGCCGTTAACTATATTTCTTTCATCGATGAGCCCGTAATCAACACACCATCACACCGTCTACGCGCCGACTCGCACTTTGATCTCCTATTCTCACTGCACAGTGGACAACAAAAGATACGCCTCAAGCTCGAACCGAACCACGACATTCTACACGAGAACTTCGCTATTACTCACATTGGCGCAGACGGTGCCGTGCGATCTGTCGAGACAGTAAACCGGGAGGACGAAAAAGTATTCAAGGGAAATGTGTTTATTCAGCGAGTCGGACGGGAAGGTTGGACAAATGCTGGCTGGGCAAGGATAACAATGCATCGTGATGGAGAGGAACCTGTTTTTGAGGGCACTCTGCGTATCGACGGCAACCATCACCATATCCATACCGGCACGAACTACCAGCAAGTTCGACACGAAGACGACCCTATTCTGTCAGCATCAGAGGCTCGGGACGATGTTATGGTTGTCTGGCGGGACTCGGATATCATGTCTTTTAATCCTACTGAGCTTAAGAGGCGTGGGGCTTCGGCTGCACTCTGCGACTCTGACACATTGGGTTTCAACAGCAAGTTTCATGAGCTCCAAGACTTTGACACTTTTGGCGCGGCAAACACCAAATCTCTTTTCGGTCGCCAATCTATCgacacaggcacaggcaatGACGGTTCGAGTGTTGACCTTGAGTCTACAATTGGCTCTGTGAGCGGCTGTCCAACTAGCAGAAGGGTCGCCCTCCTAGGAATCGCAACTGACTGTGGATACACCTCCACGTTTAACTCTACTGAAGCCTTGAGGAAAAATGTCATCAGAATGGTCAACGATGCCTCCGAAGTTTACGAAAAGAGCTTCAACATTACGCTGGGTATCCAGAACCTCACCATCAGTGACGGGTCATGCCCTGGAAGTCCTTCTGATACAGCTGCTTGGAATCAGAAGTGTTCCAACAGTGTCGACTTGTCCGATCGCCTTAACTTGTTTTCCGCCTGGCGCGGTCAGAATGAAGACAGCAACGCCTACTGGACTCTTCTGAGCACTTGCAACACCGACTCTGCTGTTGGCCTTGCATGGCTGGGTCAGCTCTGCCGCCCTGGAGCCTCAGCCAACTCCAACACTGGAGGTCGTAACGAGACGGTTGCGGGTGCCAACGTGGTCGTCAAGACTTCGGCAGAATGGCAGGTATTTGCTCACGAGACAGGGCATACTTTTGGTGCCGTCCATGATTGCACTTCCCAGACTTGTCCAGTCTCGTCCAATGCGCAATCGTGCTGCCCCCTGAGCAAGAGTTCGTGTGATGCTCAGGGTGACTACATCATGAACCCATCCTCCAAGGAAGGAATCAGTGAATTCTCTCCTTGCACCATTGGAAACATCTGCTCAGGTTTCAAACGTAATGTCAATACGGAATGCCTTACTGATAACAGAAACATCAAGACCATCTCGGGCCAGCAGTGTGGTAATGGAATTgtcgaagaaggcgaagatTGCGACTGCGGCGGCGAGGGCAGCTGTGGCGATAATCCTTGCTGTGACGCAAAGACATGCAAATTCAAGGGTCAGGCTGAGTGCGATAACTCGAACGAAGAGTGCTGCACGGATAAATGCAAGTTCGCATCTTCAGGTACTGTTTGTCGATCGAGCACAGGTCCTTGCGATCCCGAGGAGAAGTGCACAGGAAGCAGCGCGACATGCCCCAAGGACAAACACAGCGACGATGGCACAGACTGTGGTGATAGCCTCCAGTGCGCATCTGGTCAGTGCACATCGCGAGATGAGCAGTGCCGAGCAAACTATCAAAATACGACATCCTCCAATGTGAAGGCTTGTACCAACAGCTGTCTCTTGTCTTGCCAGGCGTCGGGCGATGGCTTCTGTACGCAGCGAAACCAAAACTTCCTCGACGGTACACCTTGTGGCGGCGGCGGTCGATGTCAGAATGGTAGCTGCGAGGGCGCTTCGACGTggaaggagattgagaactGGTTCAAGAGCAACAAGAATATTGCCATCCCCGTGGGTTGCGTTCTTGCtgcgctcctcctcctgtccatctcttgctgctgctttaGCTGTATTAAGCGACGCATAGCTCGCCGCAGGGCAGCCAAACAGCCAGCCATGGGTTCGTGGCCAGGATATCCTCGCGGCCCTGCTCCAAACCAACAAGGCCCCTACATGTACGCCCCAATTGATAACAACAATGGCTGGCAGCAACAGAGGACGCGCAGTATGAGATATGCTTag
- a CDS encoding hypothetical protein (BUSCO:EOG09263OQH): protein MALIVDKHRPRSLEALTYHNELSDRLRSLAQSGDFPHLLVYGPSGAGKKTRIVATLKELYGPGVEKIKIDARVFQTTSNRKLEFNIVASVYHLEITPSDVGNYDRVVVQDLLKEVAQTQQVDQSAKQKFKVVVINEADHLTRDAQAALRRTMEKYSPNLRLILLANSTANIIAPIRSRTLLVRVAAPTHEEICDVLAVSAKKEGWPVVDGLHKRIAEESGRNLRRALLMYEAVHAQNEKVTDSTVIPPADWEALIGQIAKEILEEHSPARILQVRSKLYDLLTHCIPPTTILKTLAFKLIALIDDGLKGEVIQWAAFYEHRIKTGTKVIFHLEAFVAKFMRIVEMYLMSMDM from the exons ATGGCACTTATTGTTGACAAGCATCGACCTCGGTCTCTCGAGGCCCTCACATATCACAATGAGTTGTCAGATCGCCTTCGCTCTCTT GCCCAGAGCGGTGATTTTCCTCACCTACTTGTGTACGGGCCCTCAGGTGCTGGGAAGAAAACGCGAATCGTTGCTACGCTGAAGGAGCTCTATGGGCCAGGTGTGGAGAAGATCAAAATCGATGCTCGAGTATTCCAGACGACTAGCAATCGAAAGCTCGAGTTCAACATTGTCGCCTCCGTCTACCACCTCGAAATCACACCGTCCGACGTTGGAAACTATGACAGAGTTGTTGTTCAGGACCTTCTTAAAGAGGTTGCACAAACGCAACAAGTGGATCAATCAGCGAAGCAAAAGTTCAAAGTCGTGGTCATCAACGAAGCGGACCACCTGACGAGAGATGCACAAGCAGCTCTGCGACGAACGATGGAAAAGTACTCGCCCAACCTACGACTAATCCTCTTGGCGAATTCGACTGCCAATATTATTGCTCCGATTCGCTCAAGAACTCTACTCGTCAGAGTAGCGGCCCCAACGCACGAGGAAATATGTGATGTGCTAGCCGTATCGGCGAAGAAAGAAGGTTGGCCCGTTGTGGATGGTCTTCACAAACGAATAGCGGAGGAGAGCGGACGAAACCTTCGACGAGCTCTCTTGATGTATGAAGCCGTTCATGCACAAAA TGAGAAAGTCACTGATAGCACAGTCATCCCACCGGCAGACTGGGAGGCCCTTATCGGTCAGATCGCAAAGGAGATCCTGGAAGAACACTCGCCAGCCAGGATCCTGCAGGTGCGGTCAAAGCTTTACGACCTCTTGACACACTGCATTCCCCCCACTACTATCCTCAAGACCTTGGCGTTCAAGCTGATTGCCCTCATTGACGATGGGTTGAAAGGCGAGGTTATCCAATGGGCGGCTTTCTATGAGCATCGCATCAAGACCGGAACCAAAGTTATATTCCACCTGGAGGCTTTCGTGGCGAAGTTCATGAGAATTGTCGAGATGTATTTGATGAGTATGGATATGTAA
- a CDS encoding hypothetical protein (EggNog:ENOG41~BUSCO:EOG09261NW2) gives MPSDIRSFFGPKGGGAPKPPPRKAEELAKSKRTKGRKVVEDSDDDEDEAVEEEETKGVAISANDYFASTKNSKPTNSATPKKPAAKPDIPVRSSPRGKPTASKPAAIAKNDKASATRKSTTSYSRHNADQDSDAYMDDGDDDDEDIFAADAKGGSKRKNDDYEEDESEDEELPKPKRIATRGRSSTVKKEEKEEQAKPTAKGRKRKALSEDSEESEEEAPRKKAATTKPKAAAKPRAPRKKNDDPEDEEIKDILDNITTVRAPTPPPKDDNAKFDWRKNAFGGGNASAQPAAGAADLPEGADECLTGLSFVFTGVLQTISRDEGQALVKRYGGKVVGQPSSKTSFVVLGEDAGPSKLAKIKSIGIKTIDENGLFELIRKLPAFGGGGKGAQKAQEKKKAEEDKVKKQVAEMEAEEKVRKAEAAKAAKKAAAAGGPPVKAATAPPVQLLTSKYAPTQLGHICGNKAQVEKIQNWLRNWPKHKKYNFQRRGADGMGGERAIIISGPPGIGKTTAAHLAAKLEGYDVLESNASDTRSKKLVENGVSDVMNNTSLLGYFAGDGKDVDATKKKIVLIMDEVDGMSAGDRGGVGALAKFCKKTQVPLILICNERRLPKMKPFDHAAFDIRFNRPTVDQVRSRVMTICHREGLKLPASVVDALIEGSNKDIRQIINMISTAKLDQTSMDFDQSKAMSKAWEKHVILKPWDICQKMLAGGLFTPASKSTLNDKIELYFNDHEFSYLMIQENYLRTKPMALNGKGYNQRELKLKALELFDNAAESISDGDLVDRMIHGPQQHWSLMPTHAVFSTVRPASFIAGQLMGSNFTSWLGNNSKYGRLGRSIREVHSHMRLKSSGDHNEIRQQYLPVLWTQLVDRLQKQGNEAVSEVIDLMDSYYLTREDFDAVQELGVGPMDEEHVKIETKTKAAFTRTYNAMSHPVPFMKASNVVAPKAQPKEVPDLEEAVEDDDAEAVEAPEVDEEDDEIDFKKDKYIKKPKAKKVTKKAAKAAGDDEEEDEDKPKRGRTKAKATGAKAKGKK, from the exons ATGCCTTCCGATATCCGGTCTTTCTTTGGACCCAAGGGTGGTGGCGCTCCAAAACCTCCTCCACGAAAAGCTGAGGAGCTGGCCAAGAGCAAGCGTACAA AGGGAAGAAAGGTCGTCGAAGATAgcgacgatgacgaagatgaagcagTAGA GGAGGAGGAAACTAAGGGCGTGGCTATTTCTGCTAATGATTACTTCGCTTCCACAAAGAACAGCAAGCCTACAAACTCAGCAACACCCAAAAAGCCTGCTGCAAAGCCTGATATTCCCGTTCGATCAAGTCCCCGAGGAAAGCCTACTGCTTCGAAGCCCGCAGCAATAGCGAAGAATGATAAAGCTTCTGCCACACGAAAATCAACAACCTCTTACTCACGCCACAATGCCGATCAGGATTCTGATGCTTACATGGATGATggggacgatgacgacgaagataTTTTTGCAGCTGATGCCAAGGGTGGAAGTAAGCGCAAGAACGACGACTACGAGGAGGACGAatccgaggacgaggaacTTCCTAAGCCAAAGCGAATAGCAACTCGAGGCCGCTCATCCACcgtcaagaaggaagagaaggaagaacaAGCCAAACCTACAGCAAAAGGCAGAAAGCGAAAGGCTTTATCAGAAGACTCAGAAGAGTCCGAAGAAGAGGCCCCACGCAAGAAAGCGGCTACAACTAAACCCAAAGCTGCAGCCAAACCTCGAGCtccaagaaagaagaatgatgaccctgaagatgaagagatcaaggataTTCTCGATAACATTACTACCGTTCGTGCCCCTACACCACCACCCAAAGATGACAATGCCAAGTTCGATTGGCGAAAGAACGCATTCGGAGGCGGTAATGCATCTGCTCAGCCAGCTGCCGGTGCAGCTGACCTCCCCGAAGGCGCGGATGAATGCTTGACTGGCCTTAGTTTTGTCTTCACGGGTGTTTTACAGACCATTAGTCGTGATGAGGGGCAAGCTCTTGTCAAGAGGTATGGTGGTAAAGTCGTCGGTCAGCCGAGCAGCAAGACAAGTTTTGTGGTTTTGGGAGAAGACGCCGGGCCAAGTAAGCTGGCAAAGATCAAGTCTATCGGCATCAAGACAATTGACGAGAACGGACTTTTCGAACTGATCCGCAAACTTCCTGCATTTGGAGGTGGCGGCAAAGGAGCCCAGAAGGcccaggagaagaaaaaggccgAAGAAGACAAAGTCAAGAAACAGGTTGCAGAGATGGAGGCCGAAGAGAAGGTTCGAAAGGCAGAGGCTGCGAAGGCCGCCAAAAAAGCGGCTGCCGCTGGAGGGCCTCCTGTGAAGGCTGCTACGGCACCCCCCGTTCAATTACTGACTTCAAAGTATGCACCCACACAGCTTGGCCATATTTGTGGCAATAAGGCTCAAGTCGAAAAGATCCAGAACTGGCTCAGAAACTGGCCAAAACACAAGAAATACAACTTTCAAAGAAGGGGTGCTGACGGGATGGGCGGCGAGCGTGCCATCATCATTTCTGGACCCCCTGGAATCGGCAAGACAACCGCTGCTCACCTAGCTGCGAAGCTGGAGGGATATGACGTTTTGGAGAGCAATGCAAGCGATACTCGAAGCAAGAAGCTCGTCGAAAACGGAGTGAGTGATGTCATGAACAACACGTCGCTTCTCGGTTACTTTGCTGGCGACGGCAAAGATGTGGATgcaaccaagaagaagattgttCTCATCATGGATGAGGTTGACGGTATGTCTGCGGGCGATCGAGGCGGTGTCGGTGCTTTGGCAAAGTTCTGCAAAAAAACACAGGTTCCCCTGATACTCATCTGTAATGAGCGAAGACTGCCCAAGATGAAGCCTTTCGACCATGCAGCTTTCGACATCCGGTTCAATCGCCCAACTGTGGATCAAGTTCGATCTCGCGTCATGACGATTTGCCACAGAGAAGGGCTCAAGCTTCCTGCTTCTGTGGTAGATGCTCTTATCGAGGGAAGCAACAAGGATATTCGACAGATCATCAATATGATTTCCACGGCAAAATTAGACCAGACAAGTATGGACTTCGACCAAAGCAAAGCCATGTCTAAGGCTTGGGAAAAGCACGTCATCCTTAAGCCGTGGGACATCTGCCAAAAGATGCTGGCAGGTGGATTGTTCACCCCCGCAAGCAAGTCAACACTTAATGATAAGATTGAGCTCTATTTCAACGACCACGAGTTCAGCTATCTCATGATACAAGAGAACTATCTCCGAACAAAACCTATGGCGTTAAATGGAAAGGGGTATAACCAACGcgagctcaagctcaaagctCTCGAACTGTTCGATAATGCAGCAGAGAGCATCAGCGACGGAGACCTTGTCGATCGTATGATCCACGGACCTCAGCAACATTGGAGCCTGATGCCCACACATGCTGTGTTTAGTACGGTCCGCCCCGCCAGTTTTATAGCAGGCCAGCTCATGGGCTCCAACTTCACGTCGTGGTtgggcaacaacagcaagTACGGAAGGTTGGGTAGGTCGATTCGAGAAGTTCACTCTCACATGCGCCTCAAATCTTCTGGCGATCATAACGAGATTCGCCAGCAGTACCTCCCTGTTCTTTGGACGCAGCTTGTAGATCGTCTACAGAAGCAGGGCAACGAGGCAGTGTCAGAGGTCATTGATTTGATGGACAGTTACTACTTGACTCGTGAAGATTTCGATGCTGTTCAGGAACTCGGCGTCGGACCGATGGACGAGGAACACGTCAAGAttgagaccaagaccaaagcTGCTTTCACCCGAAC ATACAACGCAATGAGCCACCCAGTTCCCTTCATGAAGGCCAGCAATGTCGTCGCTCCCAAGGCTCAGCCCAAGGAGGTTCctgatcttgaggaagctgtcgaagatgatgatgccgaggCAGTCGAGGCACCTGAggtcgacgaagaagatgacgaaatCGAtttcaagaaggacaagtatataaaaaaaccgaaagccaagaaggtcacCAAGAAGgcggccaaggctgctggcgacgacgaagaagaggacgaggacaaACCTAAGCGAGGTCgaaccaaggccaaggctacTGGTGCCAAGGCTAAGGGGAAGAAGTAA
- a CDS encoding hypothetical protein (BUSCO:EOG09264T3S): MKLANTSTLLNAFQGLRLCASSPLRQPHIPLRQSLKTLDAIRQPQNVRAFSTTPSMLGNWLEPNLNRKKKMAKGRPRVATGGSTKGTTVIWGDYGLRMTDHHRRISAKQLKMAEDTIKVRLRGQKYRLYKRKNCNVGVYVSGNDMRMGKGKGSFDHWATRMAVSQILFEIRGRLHEQVVRDAFRLAGNKLPGQWEFVKKGEPPMVGITKLDGVTLEELKRPRRHIAPVELLEASSPTTETLVGSTSEASRNP; encoded by the exons ATGAAGCTCGCTAACACATCGACATTACTCAATGCCTTCCAGGGTTTGAGGCTGTGTGCCTCTTCGCCTCTGCGACAACCTCATATCCCTCTTCGGCAGTCTTTGAAGACCCTTGATGCGATTCGACAACCTCAGAATGTTCGAGCCTTTTCAACGACTCCATCAATGTTAGGCAACTGGCTTGAGCCAAACCTGAaccgaaagaagaagatggcaaagGGACGACCTCGTGTGGCTACGGGTGGTTCGACCAAGGGTACGACAGTGATTTGGGGCGACTATGGTCTACGAATGACGGATCACCACCGAAGAATCAGCGCCAAGCAATTGAAGATGGCCGAGGACACCATTAAAGTGCGACTTCGAGGTCAAAAATACCGATTGTATAAGCGAAAAAACTGTAACGTCGGTGTATATGTCAGCGGTAACGAT ATGCGTATGGGTAAGGGTAAAGGTTCATTCGACCACTGGGCAACCCGAATGGCTGTTAGCCAGATTCTTTTCGAAATCCGAGGACGACTTCACGAGCAAGTTGTGAGAGATGCTTTTCGCTTGGCCGGTAACAAGCTGCCTG GTCAGTGGGAATTCGTTAAGAAGGGAGAGCCTCCCATGGTTGGAATTACCAAGTTGGACGGCGTGACTCTAGAAGAGTTGAAAAGACCTCGACGACACATTGCTCCCGTTGAACTACTGGAGGCTTCCTCGCCTACAACTGAGACTCTGGTCGGGAGCACTTCTGAAGCTTCCCGCAACCCCTAG
- the DYS1 gene encoding Deoxyhypusine synthase (EggNog:ENOG41~BUSCO:EOG09263H5H), protein MTSNSDAPPSAATEAVLVKSEEMPADAQKVEELDFNKFKGPITAEDLFEGMRHMGFQASSMCEAVRIINDMRAWRDPETGDKTTIFLGYTSNLISSGLRGVLRWLVEHNHVSCIVTTAGGIEEDFIKCLGDTYVGSFSTPGAELRRKGLNRIGNLVVPNANYCAFEDWVVPILDKMLEEQEASKGTEEEINWTPSKVIHRLGQEINDERSVYYWAYKNNIPVFCPAITDGSLGDMLYFHTYKTSPRQLKIDLVEDIRRINTIAVRAKRAGMIILGGGIVKHHIANACLMRNGAESAVYINTAQEFDGSDAGARPDEAVSWGKIKIGADNVKVYMEATACFPFIVANTFAKDVGKSGQ, encoded by the exons ATGACTTCCAACTCCGATGCTCCGCCCTCGGCGGCCACAGAGGCTGTCTTGGTCAAGTCCGAGGAGATGCCTGCTGACGCTCAGAAGGTCGAGGAGTTGGACTTCAACAAGTTCAAAGGCCCAATCACTGCGGAAGATCTCTTCGAGGGCATGCGCCACATGGGCTTCCAAGCGTCTTCTATGTGTGAAGCCGTGAGGATCATCAATGATATG CGTGCATGGAGAGACCCAGAGACGGGGGACAAGACCACAATTTTCTTGGGATATACTTCcaacctcatctcatcaggcCTTCGTGGTGTCCTCCGTTGGCTTGTCGAGCATAACCACGTGTCATGTATCGTCACCACAGCTGGTGGCATCGAAGAGGATTTCATCAAGTGCCTTGGTGACACATATGTTGGTTCCTTCAGTACCCCTGGAGCCGAACTACGTCGCAAGGGTCTCAACCGCATTGGAAACCTCGTTGTTCCTAATGCGAACTACTGCGCCTTCGAAGACTGGGTCGTCCCCATTCTCGACAAGATgcttgaggagcaggaggctAGTAAAGGCACTGAGGAAGAGATCAACTGGACGCCATCAAAGGTAATTCATCGTCTAGGTCAGGAGATCAATGACGAGCGATCCGTCTATTACTGGGCATACAAGAACAATATTCCAGTGTTCTGCCCTGCCATCACTGACGGAAGCCTCGGCGACATGCTCTATTTCCATACTTATAAGACATCACCCCGCCAACTGAAGATCGATCTGGTTGAAGATATCCGACGTATCAACACCATTGCTGTCCGAGCCAAGCGGGCCGGTATGATCATTCTGGGTGGTGGTATCGTCAAGCACCACATTGCCAATGCATGTTTGATGCGCAATGGTGCTGAGTCGGCGGTTTACATCAACACGGCACAAGAATTTGATGGCAGTGATGCGGGTGCTAGACCAGATGAGGCGGTATCGTGGGGCAAAATCAAGATTGGGGCTGATAATGTGAAA GTATACATGGAGGCAACAGCATGTTTTCCCTTTATTGTAGCAAACACTTTTGCGAAGGATGTTGGAAAGTCTGGCCAATAG